In a genomic window of Pseudoliparis swirei isolate HS2019 ecotype Mariana Trench chromosome 20, NWPU_hadal_v1, whole genome shotgun sequence:
- the LOC130210661 gene encoding ATP-sensitive inward rectifier potassium channel 1-like, protein MIGFINRRFEDYMVERKRYKNRLVTKDGRCNIEYGNVKYSNRLYFLADFWTTFVEIRWRFVLFLFSASFTLSWFIFGLLWYWIARTNGDLTWQNPPSDHIPCVDNLVGLTTSFLYSLETQTTIGYGGRALTPLCPGAVALLIIQSLCGAIINCFMCGVILSKISLPKKRAKTISFSDMAVIGPKNGSLSLSIRVANLRKTLMIGSQIYGKLLRTINTPDGETIIMDQVNIDFMVDAGKDNLFFVCPLTLFHIIDKSSPFFEMAVDTLHMQEFELVVFLDGTAESTSSACQVRTSFIPQEIMWGYNFLPIISRSKEGKYRVDFSNFSKVVPVATAHCAYCFHNIKGHHHHSIDEHDSQGFEVIEINDAPIATKM, encoded by the coding sequence ATGATTGGATTCATCAACAGACGTTTCGAGGACTATATGGTGGAGCGGAAAAGATACAAGAACCGACTAGTTACCAAAGACGGTCGCTGCAACATTGAATACGGAAACGTCAAGTACAGCAACCGATTATACTTCCTGGCCGACTTCTGGACCACCTTCGTGGAGATCCGGTGGCGTTTTGTCCTTTTCCTCTTCAGCGCCTCCTTCACCCTCAGCTGGTTCATCTTTGGCCTGCTGTGGTACTGGATCGCGCGCACGAATGGTGACCTGACATGGCAAAACCCCCCATCAGACCACATTCCATGTGTCGATAACCTGGTCGGACTCACCACGTCTTTCCTTTACTCCCTGGAAACCCAGACAACTATTGGGTACGGTGGCCGAGCGCTCACCCCTCTCTGCCCAGGTGCTGTGGCCCTCCTCATCATCCAGTCCCTGTGCGGAGCTATTATCAACTGCTTCATGTGTGGAGTCATACTGTCCAAAATCTCTTTGCCCAAAAAGAGAGCAAAGACCATCTCATTCAGTGACATGGCGGTCATCGGCCCCAAAAATGGTTCCCTTTCCCTCTCAATCAGAGTGGCCAACCTGCGCAAGACGCTGATGATTGGAAGCCAGATCTATGGCAAGCTGCTGAGGACAATCAACACACCCGACGGGGAGACGATCATTATGGACCAGGTGAACATTGACTTCATGGTGGACGCCGGGAAGGACAACCTTTTCTTCGTGTGTCCTCTCACGCTCTTCCACATCATCGACAAGAGCAGCCCCTTCTTCGAGATGGCCGTGGACACGCTCCACATGCAAGAGTTTGAGCTGGTCGTCTTCCTAGACGGCACGGCAGAGTCCACCAGCTCTGCTTGCCAAGTGCGCACCTCCTTTATTCCTCAGGAGATCATGTGGGGCTACAACTTCTTGCCCATCATCTCCAGGAGCAAGGAGGGCAAGTACAGAGTCGATTTCTCCAACTTCTCCAAGGTGGTGCCGGTGGCCACTGCACACTGTGCCTACTGCTTCCACAACATCAAGGGTCATCACCATCACTCCATAGATGAGCATGACAGCCAGGGCTTTGAGGTGATTGAAATCAATGACGCCCCCATCGCCACCAAGATGTGA